In Brachyhypopomus gauderio isolate BG-103 chromosome 11, BGAUD_0.2, whole genome shotgun sequence, a single genomic region encodes these proteins:
- the LOC143527415 gene encoding transmembrane and coiled-coil domain protein 3-like isoform X2, with protein sequence MSTKTMEQGGDGYVLSIPVPILRVSSDSNLNTYSDRLLETQRCQLGVDSLQQKILKLTEKLRVEQMEQDANVAEFLKLVNMADKQQVARIRQVFEKKNQRSAHNISQLQKKLEQYHRRVKDGESLQSQQPDPPNLSSRHSSPKDLGKDSSGDPSKDVSGGGSGLESGTRLGFRVGGGRHPWDKIKTIGPGVSLSPPFFFSKSKEFANLIRNKFGSADNIPHLQTTLEGSSDRALGGSANLVGSKYHSDDECSTGTSASSDSNGNPDVSRHGGSSVPVVLDELREIRRSQERLSRDVEALKDELSGDGVLTQTVEEERCRMERLEEQLNVLVELHQREMADLKQELASIAEKVAYQADERARDLQEALESCQTRLSKLEELQQQQAGHVEGAEPSGRILLGKGISVLLAVATLLLVCVSTAARFITPVLRSRQHLLTTALTAVLLSLLWRNWEHLQHSLEKLNPNLSTEP encoded by the exons CAACTAGGGGTGGACAGCCTGCAGCAGAAGATCCTGAAGTTGACGGAGAAGCTGAGGGTGGAGCAGATGGAACAGGATGCAAATGTGGCGGAGTTCCTAAAGCTGGTCAACATGGCGGACAAGCAGCAGGTGGCCCGCATCAGGCAGGTGTTTGAAAAAAAGAACCAGAGGTCGGCGCACAACATCAGCCAGCTCCAGAAGAAGCTGGAACAGTACCATCGTCGCGTGAAGGACGGCGAGAGCCTCCAATCCCAGCAGCCCGACCCTCCTAACCTCTCCTCCAGACACAGCAGCCCAAAAGACCTGGGGAAGGACTCGTCCGGAGATCCGTCCAAGGACGTGAGCGGCGGTGGTAGCGGCTTAGAGTCCGGGACACGCTTGGGGTTCAGGGTGGGCGGTGGGCGACATCCGTGGGACAAAATCAAAACCATCGGTCCTggagtttccctttcacccccGTTTTTCTTCAGCAAGTCCAAGGAGTTCGCCAACCTCATCCGCAACAAATTTGGTAGCGCTGACAACATACCGCACCTCCAGACCACCTTAGAGGGCAGCAGCGACCGCGCTCTGGGTGGCAGTGCCAACCTAGTCGGGTCCAAGTACCACAGTGACGACGAGTGTTCCACTGGCACCTCGGCCTCCTCGGACAGTAACGGCAACCCCGATGTTTCTCGCCATGGCGGCAGCAGCGTTCCCGTGGTGTTGGACGAGCTCCGAGAAATCCGTCGTTCTCAGGAGCGTCTGTCTCGGGACGTGGAGGCCCTGAAGGACGAGCTTAGCGGAGACGGCGTCCTCACGCAGAccgtggaggaggagagatgcaG GATGGAGCGTCTGGAGGAGCAGCTGAATGTGCTGGTGGAGCTTCACCAGAGAGAGATGGCCGACCTGAAGCAGGAGCTGGCAAGCATAGCGGAGAAGGTGGCTTACCAGGCTGATGAGAGGGCCAGGGACCTGCAG GAGGCACTGGAGTCGTGTCAGACGCGGCTGTCTAAGTTGGAGGAGTTGCAACAGCAGCAGGCGGGGCATgtagagggggcggagccatccGGACGCATACTGCTCGGAAAGGGCATCAGTGTGCTTCTGGCTGTGGCCACGCTACTGCTTGTCTGCGTTTCCACGGCAGCCAGGTTCATCACCCCAGTTCTGCGCAGCCGCCAGCATCTTCTGACCACGGCGCTGACTGCTGTGCTGCTCTCGCTGCTCTGGAGGAACTGGGAACATCTGCAGCACAGCCTGGAGAAACTGAACCCCAACCTTAGTACTGAACCTTAG
- the LOC143527415 gene encoding transmembrane and coiled-coil domain protein 3-like isoform X3 produces the protein MEQGGDGYVLSIPVPILRVSSDSNLNTYSDRLLETQRCQLGVDSLQQKILKLTEKLRVEQMEQDANVAEFLKLVNMADKQQVARIRQVFEKKNQRSAHNISQLQKKLEQYHRRVKDGESLQSQQPDPPNLSSRHSSPKDLGKDSSGDPSKDVSGGGSGLESGTRLGFRVGGGRHPWDKIKTIGPGVSLSPPFFFSKSKEFANLIRNKFGSADNIPHLQTTLEGSSDRALGGSANLVGSKYHSDDECSTGTSASSDSNGNPDVSRHGGSSVPVVLDELREIRRSQERLSRDVEALKDELSGDGVLTQTVEEERCRMERLEEQLNVLVELHQREMADLKQELASIAEKVAYQADERARDLQEALESCQTRLSKLEELQQQQAGHVEGAEPSGRILLGKGISVLLAVATLLLVCVSTAARFITPVLRSRQHLLTTALTAVLLSLLWRNWEHLQHSLEKLNPNLSTEP, from the exons CAACTAGGGGTGGACAGCCTGCAGCAGAAGATCCTGAAGTTGACGGAGAAGCTGAGGGTGGAGCAGATGGAACAGGATGCAAATGTGGCGGAGTTCCTAAAGCTGGTCAACATGGCGGACAAGCAGCAGGTGGCCCGCATCAGGCAGGTGTTTGAAAAAAAGAACCAGAGGTCGGCGCACAACATCAGCCAGCTCCAGAAGAAGCTGGAACAGTACCATCGTCGCGTGAAGGACGGCGAGAGCCTCCAATCCCAGCAGCCCGACCCTCCTAACCTCTCCTCCAGACACAGCAGCCCAAAAGACCTGGGGAAGGACTCGTCCGGAGATCCGTCCAAGGACGTGAGCGGCGGTGGTAGCGGCTTAGAGTCCGGGACACGCTTGGGGTTCAGGGTGGGCGGTGGGCGACATCCGTGGGACAAAATCAAAACCATCGGTCCTggagtttccctttcacccccGTTTTTCTTCAGCAAGTCCAAGGAGTTCGCCAACCTCATCCGCAACAAATTTGGTAGCGCTGACAACATACCGCACCTCCAGACCACCTTAGAGGGCAGCAGCGACCGCGCTCTGGGTGGCAGTGCCAACCTAGTCGGGTCCAAGTACCACAGTGACGACGAGTGTTCCACTGGCACCTCGGCCTCCTCGGACAGTAACGGCAACCCCGATGTTTCTCGCCATGGCGGCAGCAGCGTTCCCGTGGTGTTGGACGAGCTCCGAGAAATCCGTCGTTCTCAGGAGCGTCTGTCTCGGGACGTGGAGGCCCTGAAGGACGAGCTTAGCGGAGACGGCGTCCTCACGCAGAccgtggaggaggagagatgcaG GATGGAGCGTCTGGAGGAGCAGCTGAATGTGCTGGTGGAGCTTCACCAGAGAGAGATGGCCGACCTGAAGCAGGAGCTGGCAAGCATAGCGGAGAAGGTGGCTTACCAGGCTGATGAGAGGGCCAGGGACCTGCAG GAGGCACTGGAGTCGTGTCAGACGCGGCTGTCTAAGTTGGAGGAGTTGCAACAGCAGCAGGCGGGGCATgtagagggggcggagccatccGGACGCATACTGCTCGGAAAGGGCATCAGTGTGCTTCTGGCTGTGGCCACGCTACTGCTTGTCTGCGTTTCCACGGCAGCCAGGTTCATCACCCCAGTTCTGCGCAGCCGCCAGCATCTTCTGACCACGGCGCTGACTGCTGTGCTGCTCTCGCTGCTCTGGAGGAACTGGGAACATCTGCAGCACAGCCTGGAGAAACTGAACCCCAACCTTAGTACTGAACCTTAG
- the LOC143527415 gene encoding transmembrane and coiled-coil domain protein 3-like isoform X1 produces MSRGQMEQGGDGYVLSIPVPILRVSSDSNLNTYSDRLLETQRCQLGVDSLQQKILKLTEKLRVEQMEQDANVAEFLKLVNMADKQQVARIRQVFEKKNQRSAHNISQLQKKLEQYHRRVKDGESLQSQQPDPPNLSSRHSSPKDLGKDSSGDPSKDVSGGGSGLESGTRLGFRVGGGRHPWDKIKTIGPGVSLSPPFFFSKSKEFANLIRNKFGSADNIPHLQTTLEGSSDRALGGSANLVGSKYHSDDECSTGTSASSDSNGNPDVSRHGGSSVPVVLDELREIRRSQERLSRDVEALKDELSGDGVLTQTVEEERCRMERLEEQLNVLVELHQREMADLKQELASIAEKVAYQADERARDLQEALESCQTRLSKLEELQQQQAGHVEGAEPSGRILLGKGISVLLAVATLLLVCVSTAARFITPVLRSRQHLLTTALTAVLLSLLWRNWEHLQHSLEKLNPNLSTEP; encoded by the exons CAACTAGGGGTGGACAGCCTGCAGCAGAAGATCCTGAAGTTGACGGAGAAGCTGAGGGTGGAGCAGATGGAACAGGATGCAAATGTGGCGGAGTTCCTAAAGCTGGTCAACATGGCGGACAAGCAGCAGGTGGCCCGCATCAGGCAGGTGTTTGAAAAAAAGAACCAGAGGTCGGCGCACAACATCAGCCAGCTCCAGAAGAAGCTGGAACAGTACCATCGTCGCGTGAAGGACGGCGAGAGCCTCCAATCCCAGCAGCCCGACCCTCCTAACCTCTCCTCCAGACACAGCAGCCCAAAAGACCTGGGGAAGGACTCGTCCGGAGATCCGTCCAAGGACGTGAGCGGCGGTGGTAGCGGCTTAGAGTCCGGGACACGCTTGGGGTTCAGGGTGGGCGGTGGGCGACATCCGTGGGACAAAATCAAAACCATCGGTCCTggagtttccctttcacccccGTTTTTCTTCAGCAAGTCCAAGGAGTTCGCCAACCTCATCCGCAACAAATTTGGTAGCGCTGACAACATACCGCACCTCCAGACCACCTTAGAGGGCAGCAGCGACCGCGCTCTGGGTGGCAGTGCCAACCTAGTCGGGTCCAAGTACCACAGTGACGACGAGTGTTCCACTGGCACCTCGGCCTCCTCGGACAGTAACGGCAACCCCGATGTTTCTCGCCATGGCGGCAGCAGCGTTCCCGTGGTGTTGGACGAGCTCCGAGAAATCCGTCGTTCTCAGGAGCGTCTGTCTCGGGACGTGGAGGCCCTGAAGGACGAGCTTAGCGGAGACGGCGTCCTCACGCAGAccgtggaggaggagagatgcaG GATGGAGCGTCTGGAGGAGCAGCTGAATGTGCTGGTGGAGCTTCACCAGAGAGAGATGGCCGACCTGAAGCAGGAGCTGGCAAGCATAGCGGAGAAGGTGGCTTACCAGGCTGATGAGAGGGCCAGGGACCTGCAG GAGGCACTGGAGTCGTGTCAGACGCGGCTGTCTAAGTTGGAGGAGTTGCAACAGCAGCAGGCGGGGCATgtagagggggcggagccatccGGACGCATACTGCTCGGAAAGGGCATCAGTGTGCTTCTGGCTGTGGCCACGCTACTGCTTGTCTGCGTTTCCACGGCAGCCAGGTTCATCACCCCAGTTCTGCGCAGCCGCCAGCATCTTCTGACCACGGCGCTGACTGCTGTGCTGCTCTCGCTGCTCTGGAGGAACTGGGAACATCTGCAGCACAGCCTGGAGAAACTGAACCCCAACCTTAGTACTGAACCTTAG